The genomic stretch ACCGATGATAGTAGGCACTTTTAGCCGTGTAAATAGCATGATTACCAAGGTCGCCAATCCAAAGATGATGACAATCTCCGGTAACATGGGAATTTCTGCCGAAGCTAACAATGTCGAAATCATATATAAGTAATGAGGTAATTAAAAGCTTTTTTAAAAATACAATAACATTGCTGATTTCCACTTATAAAATCAAAAATTGCATTTAATAAGAAAAGCCAAGTTGTTTATAGATGAAATGCATTAACCAAGCAGGACCGATCAATAAAAATTGAATGTCCTTTAAAAATGAAGGCTTTTTTCCTTCTATTTTATGACCGTAGAACTGTAAAGCCCATGAAAAGAGAAAAATGATCAGACACACTGCCCACAGCGGGATGGGGGCAACAATGGTGATAAAATTGGCAAGGAACAAGCAAAGGGCTGAAAACAAGAACATGCCCAAGGCCAGCGGTGGCGAAAGGGAATAATAGTAAAATAACACGACCGCCAACACGATCGTCGCCCAATTGGCAAAAGCACCAATATAATCTTGTAGAAAGCTGATGGAGCCAGCGGGGATGCTGTAAATAAGCCCCACTACGCTAAAGAATATAGCAGGTACACAAAACCAATGGATCATTTTATTGGTTTGATTTTGATGGCTTACCCCATATTCTTCTAATAATTGATCAATTTTTCTTATGTTAGTTTGCGCCATGATCTATAAGGATATAAAACAATCTTATTCTGGATTAATAATTTAATAATTCTTCATGTAAAAGGCACTAAATAAGAAAAATATGTTAAGCTATTGGGAGAAGAAGAACCTTATTCAATATGATTTGATAATCGTGGGATCGGGATTTGCAGGCTTGTCTACGGCCATTCACTACAAGGAAAAATACCCAGGAAGATCAGTTTTGGTATTGGAAAGGGGCGTGTTTCCCAGTGGTGCAAGCACCAGAAATGCAGGATTTGCCTGTTTTGGGAGTCTGAGTGAGATAGCAGAGGATTTAGAGCATTTTCAGGAGGATGAGGTTTTTGAGTTGGTCACTAAGAGGAGAATGGGTATAAAAAATATCAGGAGTGTTTTTGGTGATGAAGGGCTTGACTATACTTCATGCGGTGGTTTCGACCTTATCAGGGAGCAAGAG from Echinicola soli encodes the following:
- a CDS encoding Mpo1 family 2-hydroxy fatty acid dioxygenase, with translation MRKIDQLLEEYGVSHQNQTNKMIHWFCVPAIFFSVVGLIYSIPAGSISFLQDYIGAFANWATIVLAVVLFYYYSLSPPLALGMFLFSALCLFLANFITIVAPIPLWAVCLIIFLFSWALQFYGHKIEGKKPSFLKDIQFLLIGPAWLMHFIYKQLGFSY